From one Coffea eugenioides isolate CCC68of chromosome 11, Ceug_1.0, whole genome shotgun sequence genomic stretch:
- the LOC113753640 gene encoding E3 ubiquitin-protein ligase RHA2A encodes MGLQNQLADISTESFPILMVALVANCVGYIRSILIGAFQAFGLSLAMFDVSNLYHVDDASCDAVGSGLTGIIMLAEQLKLNRAFSYRLAGDGAVGCGSGLGSDCVVCLNRLGEGDHVRKLACRHVFHKECFDGWLDHMNFNCPLCRKPLVADECVAVTKRRVTGDVLEWFSLR; translated from the coding sequence ATGGGACTACAAAACCAGCTCGCAGACATCTCCACGGAGTCCTTCCCAATTTTAATGGTAGCCCTCGTCGCCAATTGTGTAGGCTACATCCGTTCAATCCTCATCGGAGCTTTCCAAGCCTTTGGCCTTTCTCTAGCCATGTTCGACGTCTCCAATTTGTACCATGTCGACGACGCCTCTTGCGACGCTGTCGGGTCCGGTCTAACCGGAATCATTATGCTCGCCGAGCAATTAAAGCTGAACCGGGCCTTTTCTTACCGGCTTGCTGGTGATGGTGCCGTTGGATGCGGGTCGGGTTTGGGTTCGGATTGCGTGGTGTGCCTGAACCGGTTGGGTGAAGGTGACCATGTGCGCAAGTTAGCGTGCCGCCATGTTTTCCATAAGGAGTGCTTTGATGGTTGGCTTGATCATATGAACTTTAATTGTCCTCTTTGCCGGAAGCCCTTGGTCGCCGATGAGTGCGTGGCCGTCACGAAGCGGCGCGTGACTGGTGATGTTCTTGAATGGTTCTCTTTGAGGTGA
- the LOC113754492 gene encoding acidic endochitinase-like: MAFTISMRQTFLSLLVILILVVQSEGGGIAIYWGQNGNEGTLAETCASGNYHIVNLAFLSTFGGGRTPMINLAGHCDPYSNACVGLSADIKACQAKGIKVILSIGGGVVSYSLDSSGDARQVATYLWNNFLGGHSSTRPLGDAVLDGIDFDIEGGSSEHWDELARYLSRYSNRGKKVFLTAAPQCPFPDQWVGGALKTGLFDYVWVQFYNNPPCQYTSGELSNLENSWKQWTSSIHSTKTFFGLPAAPDAAGSGFIPVNNLTSQVLPAIKGSTKYGGVMLWSKYYDDETGYSASIKSYV; encoded by the coding sequence ATGGCATTTACGATATCAATGAGACAAACTTTTCTTTCATTACTAGTTATCTTAATTCTGGTGGTACAATCTGAAGGTGGGGGAATTGCTATTTACTGGGGCCAGAATGGAAATGAAGGAACATTAGCTGAGACTTGTGCCAGTGGAAACTACCATATTGTCAATTTAGCATTTCTCTCGACATTTGGTGGTGGCAGGACCCCAATGATCAACCTGGCTGGTCATTGCGATCCCTATAGTAATGCTTGTGTAGGCTTAAGCGCTGACATAAAAGCATGTCAGGCAAAAGGGATCAAGGTGATTCTATCAATTGGAGGTGGAGTTGTCAGCTACTCCCTTGATTCCTCTGGAGATGCCAGACAAGTTGCTACTTACCTGTGGAACAACTTCCTTGGTGGACATTCATCGACTCGCCCTCTAGGCGATGCAGTTCTGGatggaattgattttgatatcGAAGGAGGCTCAAGCGAACATTGGGATGAACTTGCTAGGTATTTGTCACGATATAGCAATCGAGGTAAGAAAGTGTTCCTGACTGCAGCTCCCCAGTGCCCATTTCCTGATCAGTGGGTAGGAGGGGCCCTGAAAACAGGCCTATTTGACTATGTTTGGGTTCAATTTTACAACAATCCACCCTGTCAATACACTTCTGGGGAATTGTCCAATCTTGAGAACTCATGGAAGCAATGGACTTCTTCCATTCATTCTACCAAGACTTTCTTTGGATTACCTGCTGCTCCTGATGCTGCTGGAAGTGGCTTTATTCCTGTAAATAATTTGACATCACAAGTGCTTCCGGCTATTAAGGGCTCTACCAAATATGGAGGGGTTATGTTGTGGTCCAAGTATTATGATGATGAAACTGGTTATAGTGCTTCTATCAAAAGCTATGTCTAG